TAGTTGTTTTTATTCCAATTTGTTTCATGGGATGATTCTTATTTCTCCGGTGGTTAGTGTCTTGATTGATGCTCATCGTTTAAAGCAACTGCCCGGCAATGGTCAAAGAGTGAAAGAAGACTGCAGCGGGATCTGGGAGAATTGCTGCCATGGTGATAGAAGTATTCCGGCTTGAGAAATTCTTGTCATTGATCAGCTGAAAGAAAGCCAGGAAAATTAAAAATAATATTTTTGCGAACAGCGTTTTTAGTAGTGCTTCCCTGTTGATTGGAGCTTCATTGCTGCAATCCCAGGCTCTGCCAGGCTCCTTCGAAGGGGCCCGTGTCTCATTTCAGGACTTGGCTCTGTTGAGGAGTGTTCAGCCAAGCCATGGCTACGTTGCGTTTGTCCGTTGGGTTGGTATCACCGATGACCTTGGTGGACTGGGTCTGGATTGTTCACCCCGTGCTGGCGGTGGTGTTGATCTATCCCCTCACGGGCATCGTGATCCGACTGGCGATTCAGACACGATCCCGGCGCTTGAAGACTGCAAAACCGCCCCCGACGGTGGGACGCGACCACAGCGATCTCGGCCGTTGGCTCGCCGCAGCTGTGGTTGTTCTGGTGATCGTTGCGCTCACTGTGGTCATCGCAACGCATGGGCCGCTCGATCAGTTTCAAGGTGGCTTCCGCCGGGCTGGCACGCTGCTGCTGGTCTTGATCGGAACCCTGCTCAGTCTTGGCGCGCTCTGGATGGCGAAGGCACCTGGCCTGCGACTGGCGTTTGCTCTGATTACCTGGGCTGGTGTGCTTGGTCTGGGAGCTCAGCCGGAGGTTTGGCGATTATCCGATGACCCTTTCTCGCCCGCGTTCTGGCAATCCCATTACTGGTCGGGTGTCGCCGTGGTGGGCCTGATGCTGTTTTCGCTCGGTGCCCGGCCGGAGATCCTGCGCGACCTGCGCCTGCGCCGCCTGCATGTCACCGCCAATCTGCTTGCTGCGGTGCTGTTCGTGGCTCAGGGCATCACGGGCACCCGCGATCTTTTGGAGATTCCACTGAGCTGGCAGAAGTCGACGATCTATGCCTGCAACTTTGAGGCCCGCAGCTGCCCGCCGTTGGCCCCGCCACCTCCTGCATCGATGCCTTAGGGAGCGGTGCCGCTGCGCTGATAACAGTGCTGCCCTGCTGAGTCGGGATGATCGGGATTCCAGGGTTGGGGCTCAATCACGCCGAAATCCTTCACCACCTGGAAGTTTCCAGTGTCATCGGCTCGGCCAAGCAGGGAGCGCTTGTTGAGGTGCTGGCTGGGGGTGATGGTCAGTAAACCCTGCGGGGCTGCATAGCTGGTGCCAATCAGCTGCTGACGCACGTCTTTGGGATGGGTGCTGCCGGCGCTTTCCGCTGCGCGGGCCCAGAGATGGACCAGGCTGTAGGCGGCTTCAGCGGGATCGTTGATCACGCGGTGATAGCCGTAGCGACGACGAAAGCGCTGCGCGAATGTTTTGGAGGCGTCTCCAGCTAACGATTGGAAATAGCTCCAGCTGGCATAAGTCCCGGAGAGTTTGTTCGTACCGATCGCCAGCGCCTCTTCCTCCGAGACAGAGAGACTCAACACGGTCACTGCGCTATCCATGGCTTGTGAGCCAATGAGGCCCTCGCGGTAGAGCTGTTCAAAGAAGGCGATGTTGCTGTCGCCGTTAAGGGTGTTGATCACAACAACCGGCCCGCTCGCACTGGCTTGCCGAATGCTTTCAACCAGCGGCTCCAC
Above is a window of Synechococcus sp. BIOS-E4-1 DNA encoding:
- a CDS encoding DUF4079 domain-containing protein, encoding MTLVDWVWIVHPVLAVVLIYPLTGIVIRLAIQTRSRRLKTAKPPPTVGRDHSDLGRWLAAAVVVLVIVALTVVIATHGPLDQFQGGFRRAGTLLLVLIGTLLSLGALWMAKAPGLRLAFALITWAGVLGLGAQPEVWRLSDDPFSPAFWQSHYWSGVAVVGLMLFSLGARPEILRDLRLRRLHVTANLLAAVLFVAQGITGTRDLLEIPLSWQKSTIYACNFEARSCPPLAPPPPASMP
- a CDS encoding urea ABC transporter substrate-binding protein, yielding MNDKMFVSLLATLLVSGCNTGASTTDVNVVRVGLLHSRSGTMALSENTVAEAERLAIEEINASGGLILKGKRVLIQPIEEDGMSDPDTFARQTEQLLDDEQVVAIFGGWTSASRKAMLPALETRDALLFYPVQYEGQECSPYVVYGGSVPNQQSEPALNWMLANRSKRILLIGSNYIYPRTANRIMRAQVQREGGTVLAEHYLPLGSAKVEPLVESIRQASASGPVVVINTLNGDSNIAFFEQLYREGLIGSQAMDSAVTVLSLSVSEEEALAIGTNKLSGTYASWSYFQSLAGDASKTFAQRFRRRYGYHRVINDPAEAAYSLVHLWARAAESAGSTHPKDVRQQLIGTSYAAPQGLLTITPSQHLNKRSLLGRADDTGNFQVVKDFGVIEPQPWNPDHPDSAGQHCYQRSGTAP